One stretch of Micromonospora echinospora DNA includes these proteins:
- a CDS encoding methyltransferase domain-containing protein, whose product MADLADLRDRNATFWSGAAPGWVRHADRQDHWGRPLGAVALEWLRPRPGERILDVGCGCGGTTAELAAAVGPTGEAVGLDLSAEMLAAAVARFPNGRHPRLRFVVADLDTLDVVPGAPFDAVHSRMALMLLADPVTGCRTLRRALRPGGRLAATVFRDGSTTPWLIAAVLGAAPHLGALPPLPVGDEPGPFALADPARARRVLAEAGFDDIAVDFHDVTLTAPDDPDTVADWLIEVGPAGAVYRAAGPSRQAAARAGVAALLARFREPGAGYRLPAGLLLLTGRAPA is encoded by the coding sequence ATGGCGGACCTGGCCGACCTGCGGGACCGCAACGCCACCTTCTGGTCGGGGGCGGCACCGGGCTGGGTGCGCCACGCCGACCGCCAGGACCACTGGGGGCGACCACTCGGCGCGGTCGCCCTGGAGTGGCTGCGCCCGCGGCCGGGCGAGCGGATCCTCGACGTCGGCTGCGGCTGCGGCGGCACCACGGCCGAGTTGGCGGCGGCGGTCGGGCCGACCGGGGAGGCCGTCGGCCTCGACCTGTCCGCCGAGATGCTGGCCGCCGCCGTCGCGCGCTTCCCGAACGGCCGTCATCCTCGGCTGCGGTTCGTGGTGGCCGACCTGGACACCCTGGACGTCGTCCCGGGCGCGCCGTTCGACGCGGTCCACTCCCGGATGGCCCTGATGCTGCTCGCCGACCCGGTCACCGGGTGCCGCACCCTACGGCGGGCGCTGCGCCCCGGGGGACGACTGGCGGCGACCGTCTTCCGGGACGGGAGCACGACCCCGTGGCTGATCGCGGCGGTGCTCGGCGCCGCCCCGCACCTCGGGGCGCTGCCGCCACTGCCGGTCGGCGACGAGCCGGGGCCGTTCGCCCTCGCCGACCCGGCGCGGGCCCGTCGCGTCCTGGCCGAGGCCGGATTCGACGACATCGCGGTCGACTTCCACGACGTCACCCTGACCGCACCCGACGACCCGGACACCGTCGCCGACTGGCTGATCGAGGTCGGCCCGGCCGGGGCCGTGTACCGGGCCGCCGGCCCGTCGCGGCAGGCCGCGGCGCGGGCCGGGGTGGCCGCACTGCTCGCCCGGTTCCGCGAGCCCGGGGCCGGCTACCGGCTGCCCGCCGGTCTCCTGCTGCTCACTGGACGGGCACCGGCATGA
- a CDS encoding TetR family transcriptional regulator encodes MGVKRRYESARRQEQARQTRRAILDAAGKLFVDPGYAATPLTAVAAEAGVAVQTVYAIFGNKRHLLSALVDVTIAGDDEPTALPDRPFVAEIRALPDARAKLARYARHLSATQARQVDMMIALTGAASADPDAAAIWRKNVAERRRGMAMFAAELVATGSVRPDHDVDSVADVLWLAMDFRNYDWLVRQRGWPVDRFERWYVDTVAAAVLA; translated from the coding sequence GTGGGTGTCAAGAGGAGGTACGAGTCGGCAAGACGTCAGGAGCAGGCCCGCCAGACCCGGCGGGCGATCCTCGACGCGGCCGGCAAGCTGTTCGTCGACCCGGGCTACGCCGCCACCCCGCTGACCGCCGTCGCTGCCGAGGCCGGCGTGGCCGTACAGACCGTGTACGCGATCTTCGGCAACAAACGCCACCTGCTCTCCGCGCTCGTCGACGTGACCATCGCCGGCGACGACGAACCGACCGCGCTGCCCGACCGGCCGTTCGTCGCGGAAATCCGGGCGCTGCCCGACGCCCGGGCGAAACTGGCCCGCTACGCCCGGCACCTCAGCGCGACCCAGGCCCGGCAGGTCGACATGATGATCGCCCTCACCGGCGCCGCCAGCGCCGACCCCGACGCAGCCGCCATCTGGCGCAAGAACGTGGCGGAACGCCGGCGCGGCATGGCGATGTTCGCGGCCGAACTCGTCGCCACCGGCTCCGTGCGACCCGACCACGACGTCGACAGCGTCGCCGACGTGCTGTGGCTGGCGATGGACTTCCGCAACTACGACTGGCTGGTGCGGCAACGCGGCTGGCCGGTCGACCGGTTCGAACGCTGGTACGTCGACACCGTCGCTGCCGCCGTGCTGGCCTGA
- a CDS encoding C39 family peptidase yields the protein MRTDLIRKTVLTAAGIAATAGGIAGPAVAAQATPAERAAAQVTTDRKHGERELDVRYEAQPNFYFCGPAAARNALSVQGKNIDVHAMAKEMGTTESGTNSINDITPVLNKETGKDVYKSTEIPMDKARDRDKVDKLRADVVRTVDDGRAVVANIAGTATDTDGNAHSFEGGHYISVVGYRDDGKIVTIADSANPTQASYRMDVDELARWIASRGYSS from the coding sequence ATGCGTACCGATCTGATCCGCAAGACCGTTCTGACCGCTGCCGGTATCGCCGCCACCGCCGGTGGCATCGCCGGCCCCGCCGTCGCCGCCCAGGCCACCCCGGCCGAGCGCGCCGCCGCCCAGGTCACCACCGACCGCAAGCACGGCGAGCGAGAGCTCGACGTGCGCTACGAAGCCCAGCCCAACTTCTACTTCTGCGGCCCCGCCGCCGCCCGTAACGCGCTGAGCGTGCAGGGCAAGAACATCGACGTGCACGCCATGGCCAAGGAGATGGGCACCACCGAGTCCGGCACCAACTCCATCAACGACATCACCCCCGTGCTGAACAAGGAGACCGGTAAGGACGTCTACAAGTCCACCGAGATCCCCATGGACAAGGCCCGCGACCGCGACAAGGTCGACAAGCTGCGCGCCGACGTGGTACGTACGGTCGACGACGGCCGTGCCGTGGTGGCCAACATCGCCGGCACCGCGACCGACACCGACGGCAACGCCCACTCCTTCGAGGGCGGCCACTACATCAGCGTGGTCGGCTACCGCGACGACGGGAAGATCGTGACGATCGCCGACTCGGCCAACCCGACCCAGGCCTCCTACCGGATGGACGTGGACGAGCTCGCCCGCTGGATCGCCAGCCGCGGCTACAGCTCCTGA
- the dusB gene encoding tRNA dihydrouridine synthase DusB, whose protein sequence is MTAPTLPALTIGPHQVWPPVVLAPMAGITNVGFRRLCREQGGGIYVCEMITTRALVERNPKTLRMIAFGAEEQPRSLQLYGTDPEITAAAVRIVVERDLADHIDLNFGCPVPKVTRRGGGSALPWRRRLFARLVKAAVDAASPAGVPVTVKMRKGIDDDHLTYVEAGLAAQDAGVAAVALHGRTAAQRYSGTADWDAIATLKAALDVPVLGNGDIWEADDALRMVAHTGVDGVVIGRGCLGRPWLFADLEAAFNGSPERRLPSLGEVAVTMRRHAELLVEQFVAGARNPARGERDGCTDFRKHVAWYLKGFPIGSELRRSLAMIESLAQLDDLLGKLDPAVPFPVENLGQPRGRTNSPGKVFLPDGWLASRDDDTPPDGAELDDSGG, encoded by the coding sequence GTGACTGCCCCGACGCTGCCCGCGCTGACCATCGGCCCGCACCAGGTGTGGCCGCCGGTGGTGCTCGCGCCGATGGCCGGGATCACCAACGTCGGCTTCCGCCGGCTCTGCCGCGAGCAGGGCGGCGGCATCTACGTCTGCGAGATGATCACCACCCGGGCGCTCGTCGAGCGGAACCCCAAGACGCTCCGCATGATCGCCTTCGGCGCCGAGGAGCAGCCCCGCAGCCTCCAGCTCTACGGCACCGACCCGGAGATCACCGCCGCCGCCGTGCGGATCGTGGTCGAGCGTGACCTCGCCGACCACATCGACCTGAACTTCGGCTGCCCCGTACCCAAGGTCACCCGCCGTGGCGGCGGCTCGGCCCTGCCGTGGCGCCGCCGGCTCTTCGCCAGGCTGGTCAAGGCCGCGGTGGACGCCGCGTCACCCGCCGGGGTGCCGGTCACGGTCAAGATGCGCAAGGGCATCGACGACGACCACCTGACGTACGTCGAGGCGGGGCTTGCCGCACAGGACGCGGGCGTCGCGGCGGTCGCCCTGCACGGGCGTACGGCCGCGCAGCGCTACTCCGGCACCGCCGACTGGGACGCGATCGCCACGCTCAAGGCGGCCCTCGACGTGCCGGTGCTCGGCAACGGCGACATCTGGGAGGCCGACGACGCGCTGCGGATGGTCGCGCACACCGGCGTCGACGGCGTGGTGATCGGGCGCGGCTGCCTGGGCCGGCCGTGGCTCTTCGCCGACCTGGAGGCCGCGTTCAACGGCAGCCCCGAACGGCGGCTGCCCTCGCTCGGCGAGGTGGCGGTGACCATGCGCCGGCACGCCGAGCTGCTGGTGGAGCAGTTCGTGGCCGGCGCCCGCAACCCGGCCCGGGGCGAGCGGGACGGCTGCACCGACTTCCGCAAGCACGTCGCCTGGTACCTCAAGGGCTTCCCGATCGGCAGCGAGCTGCGCCGCTCGCTTGCCATGATCGAGAGCCTGGCACAGCTCGACGACCTGCTCGGCAAGCTCGACCCGGCCGTACCGTTCCCGGTGGAGAACCTGGGCCAGCCGCGCGGTCGCACCAACTCCCCGGGCAAGGTGTTCCTGCCCGACGGGTGGCTGGCCAGCCGCGACGACGACACCCCGCCGGACGGCGCCGAACTGGACGACTCCGGCGGCTGA
- a CDS encoding type IV toxin-antitoxin system AbiEi family antitoxin domain-containing protein, which translates to MPEQPPELSDLAERQQQIVTRTQLLGVGFDDMYLYRQTRRGLWQRVLPATYALVSGTLTDEQRRISAALYAGADAQLTGLAALIWYGFRHSPRTADVHLILPHHVRRRSAGHAVIARALELDPRARRAALYPVCSPARAVVDAARDLRHLRPVRATVAEAVQRGFTDLASLDVEIRRARRSRTALIRKAFAEITDGARSAPETELRECLGSSRVLTEILWNPRLSAADGARLPTPDGYLAECAVALEVDSREYHLGPADWARTLDRHNELSRHGVLVLHFTPAQIRREPGRVRRTVEDAYAARRGVGGGTGVRAEPISPG; encoded by the coding sequence ATGCCTGAACAGCCACCCGAACTCAGCGACCTGGCGGAACGCCAGCAGCAGATCGTCACGCGGACGCAGCTTCTCGGCGTCGGATTCGACGACATGTACCTGTACCGGCAGACCCGGCGCGGCCTGTGGCAGCGCGTCCTGCCGGCGACGTACGCGCTCGTCAGCGGCACCCTCACCGACGAGCAGCGACGCATCTCGGCGGCACTCTACGCGGGCGCCGACGCACAGCTCACCGGCCTGGCGGCCCTCATCTGGTACGGCTTCCGGCACAGCCCGCGCACCGCTGACGTACACCTGATCCTGCCGCACCACGTGCGACGCCGCTCGGCCGGTCACGCGGTGATCGCGCGGGCCCTGGAGCTTGATCCGCGCGCCCGGCGGGCCGCGCTGTACCCGGTGTGCTCGCCGGCCCGGGCGGTGGTGGACGCCGCCCGCGACCTGCGCCACCTGCGGCCGGTACGGGCGACGGTGGCCGAGGCGGTGCAGCGCGGTTTCACCGACCTGGCCAGCCTGGACGTGGAGATCCGGCGGGCCCGGCGCAGCCGCACCGCCCTGATCCGGAAGGCGTTCGCGGAGATCACCGACGGGGCCCGCTCGGCGCCGGAGACGGAGCTGCGGGAGTGCCTGGGCAGCAGCCGCGTGCTCACCGAGATCCTGTGGAATCCGCGGCTGTCGGCGGCCGACGGCGCCCGGCTGCCGACGCCGGACGGCTACCTCGCCGAGTGCGCGGTGGCGCTGGAGGTCGACTCGCGGGAGTACCACCTCGGCCCGGCCGACTGGGCGCGGACGCTGGACCGGCACAACGAGCTGAGCCGGCACGGGGTGCTCGTTCTGCACTTCACGCCGGCGCAGATCCGCCGGGAGCCGGGCCGCGTGCGGCGCACGGTGGAGGACGCGTACGCGGCCCGGCGCGGCGTGGGCGGCGGAACCGGGGTACGGGCGGAGCCGATCTCCCCCGGGTGA
- a CDS encoding glycine--tRNA ligase, with product MPADRIDAVTSLAKRRGFVFPSSEIYGGTRSAWDYGPLGVELKENVRRQWWRTMVQQRDDVVGLDSAVILARKVWEASGHIAEFVDPLTECQSCHKRFRADHLEEAYEAKHGKPLTSLTELNCPNCGNKGTFTEPKMFNGLMKTYLGPVESDEGMHYLRPETAQGIFVNYKNVETVARKKPPFGIAQTGKSFRNEITPGNFIFRTREFEQMEMEFFVEPGTDEQWHEYWLSERWNWYLDLGLSEENLRFYEHPKEKLSHYSKRTVDIEYRFRFGGSEFAELEGIANRTDFDLSTHSKHSGVDLSYFDQGKGERWMPYVIEPAAGLTRAVLAFLLEAYDEDEAPNTKGGVDKRTVMRFDPRLAPVKVAVLPLSRNEALSPKAKQLATDLRKRWVVEFDDSQAIGRRYRRQDEIGTPFCVTVDFDTLDDNAVTVRNRDTMAQERVSLDQVERYLIERLPGC from the coding sequence ATGCCAGCCGACCGTATCGACGCCGTCACCAGCCTCGCCAAACGCCGGGGCTTCGTCTTTCCCTCCAGCGAGATCTACGGGGGCACCCGGTCGGCCTGGGACTACGGTCCGCTCGGCGTCGAGCTGAAGGAGAACGTCCGCCGGCAGTGGTGGCGCACCATGGTGCAGCAGCGTGACGACGTCGTCGGCCTCGACTCGGCGGTCATCCTGGCCCGCAAGGTGTGGGAGGCCAGCGGCCACATCGCCGAGTTCGTCGACCCGCTCACCGAGTGCCAGTCCTGCCACAAGCGGTTCCGGGCCGACCACCTGGAAGAGGCGTACGAGGCCAAGCACGGCAAGCCGCTGACCTCGCTGACGGAGCTGAACTGCCCCAACTGCGGCAACAAGGGCACCTTCACCGAGCCGAAGATGTTCAACGGCCTGATGAAGACCTACCTGGGCCCGGTGGAGAGCGACGAGGGCATGCACTACCTGCGCCCGGAGACCGCCCAGGGCATCTTCGTCAACTACAAGAACGTCGAGACGGTCGCCCGCAAGAAGCCGCCGTTCGGCATCGCGCAGACCGGCAAGTCGTTCCGCAACGAGATCACCCCGGGCAACTTCATCTTCCGGACCCGCGAGTTCGAGCAGATGGAGATGGAGTTCTTCGTCGAGCCCGGCACCGACGAGCAGTGGCACGAGTACTGGCTCTCCGAGCGCTGGAACTGGTACCTCGACCTCGGCCTGTCCGAGGAGAACCTGCGCTTCTACGAGCACCCCAAGGAGAAGCTCTCCCACTACTCGAAGCGCACCGTCGACATCGAGTACCGGTTCCGGTTCGGCGGCAGCGAGTTCGCCGAGCTGGAGGGCATCGCCAACCGCACCGACTTCGACCTGTCCACGCACAGCAAGCACTCCGGCGTCGACCTGTCGTACTTCGACCAGGGCAAGGGCGAGCGCTGGATGCCGTACGTGATCGAGCCGGCCGCCGGTCTCACCCGCGCGGTGCTGGCGTTCCTGCTCGAGGCGTACGACGAGGACGAGGCGCCGAACACCAAGGGCGGCGTGGACAAGCGCACCGTCATGCGCTTCGACCCGCGGCTCGCCCCGGTCAAGGTCGCCGTGCTGCCGCTGTCGCGCAACGAGGCGCTGTCGCCGAAGGCCAAGCAGCTCGCCACCGACCTGCGTAAGCGCTGGGTGGTCGAGTTCGACGACTCGCAGGCGATCGGCCGCCGCTACCGTCGGCAGGACGAGATCGGCACGCCGTTCTGCGTCACAGTCGACTTCGACACGCTCGACGACAACGCGGTGACGGTCCGGAACCGGGACACCATGGCCCAGGAGCGCGTCTCGCTGGACCAGGTCGAGCGCTACCTGATCGAGCGCCTCCCCGGCTGCTGA
- a CDS encoding antibiotic biosynthesis monooxygenase family protein, whose translation MLVTNRFVVEAETVDEFTREAHAALAALAARPGYLRGELLRALDDPDHWCLLTEWESVGAYRRALGGFDVKVTAVPLLARSVDEPSAYETLAAAAPDGEIVVVASDRAAGPYR comes from the coding sequence GTGCTGGTCACCAACCGGTTCGTGGTGGAAGCCGAAACGGTGGACGAGTTCACCCGGGAGGCGCACGCCGCGCTGGCCGCGCTCGCCGCCCGCCCCGGCTACCTGCGCGGCGAGCTGCTGCGGGCGCTCGACGACCCGGACCACTGGTGCCTGCTCACCGAGTGGGAGTCGGTCGGGGCGTACCGGCGGGCGCTCGGCGGGTTCGACGTCAAGGTCACCGCCGTGCCGCTGCTCGCCCGATCGGTGGACGAGCCGTCGGCGTACGAGACGCTCGCCGCCGCCGCCCCCGATGGGGAGATCGTCGTCGTCGCCAGCGATCGGGCCGCAGGTCCTTACCGGTGA
- a CDS encoding DUF6703 family protein, which yields MQRTQSPVLSRLARLNPTAVFLAVLALMLVGLFAPGPAGGVLLLALAGGLVWLMSVTWPVQAPATRILRLVMLTLLITVALAKLMVG from the coding sequence ATGCAGCGTACGCAGAGTCCCGTGCTGTCCCGGTTGGCACGGCTCAACCCGACGGCGGTGTTCCTCGCCGTACTGGCCCTGATGCTGGTCGGCCTCTTCGCGCCCGGCCCGGCGGGCGGCGTCCTGCTGCTGGCGCTGGCCGGCGGCCTGGTCTGGCTGATGTCGGTCACCTGGCCGGTGCAGGCCCCGGCGACCCGCATTCTCCGGCTGGTGATGCTCACCCTGTTGATCACGGTGGCGCTGGCGAAGCTCATGGTCGGCTGA
- a CDS encoding metal ABC transporter substrate-binding protein, whose product MTVRAPRRILTAAAAALLAAAGLTACADGTGAASEPGKVGVVAAFYPLQFLSERIGGDTVTVSNLTKPGAEPHDLELNPRQVGQVVDADVVVYLSGFQPAVDEAVEQNGGDRAFDVAGVTPLRDAAAGGHDHDHEGEGEAGHSGEGGGKDPHVWLDPTRLATIGDKLAERLGKADPEHAADYTARAGALRAELTKLDTEFTDGLRTCTRREIVTSHAAFGYLTERYRLEQIGISGLTPESEPSPQRLAEVAEEAREHQAGTIFFETLVSPKVAETIAREVGAKTAVLDPLEGPPADGDYLSAMRANLQTLRTALDCS is encoded by the coding sequence ATGACCGTTCGCGCACCTCGCCGTATCCTGACCGCCGCAGCCGCCGCCCTGCTCGCCGCCGCCGGCCTGACCGCCTGCGCGGACGGCACGGGCGCCGCGAGCGAGCCGGGCAAGGTCGGCGTGGTCGCCGCGTTCTACCCGCTGCAGTTCCTGTCCGAGCGGATCGGCGGCGACACGGTCACGGTCAGCAACCTGACCAAGCCCGGCGCGGAGCCGCACGACCTGGAACTCAACCCGCGGCAGGTCGGCCAGGTCGTCGACGCCGACGTGGTCGTCTACCTCAGCGGCTTCCAGCCGGCGGTGGACGAGGCGGTGGAGCAGAACGGCGGCGACCGCGCGTTCGACGTGGCGGGCGTCACGCCGCTGCGGGACGCCGCCGCCGGTGGTCACGACCACGACCACGAGGGTGAGGGGGAGGCCGGGCACTCCGGGGAGGGCGGCGGCAAGGACCCGCACGTCTGGCTCGACCCGACCCGGCTGGCCACCATCGGCGACAAGCTCGCCGAGCGCCTCGGCAAGGCCGACCCGGAGCACGCCGCCGACTACACCGCCCGCGCCGGCGCGCTGCGCGCCGAGCTGACGAAGCTGGACACCGAGTTCACCGACGGGCTGCGCACCTGCACGCGCCGGGAGATCGTGACCAGCCACGCCGCGTTCGGTTACCTCACCGAGCGCTACCGACTGGAGCAGATCGGCATCAGCGGGCTCACCCCGGAGTCCGAGCCGTCCCCGCAGCGCCTCGCCGAGGTCGCCGAGGAGGCCCGCGAGCACCAGGCCGGCACGATCTTCTTCGAGACGCTGGTCAGCCCGAAGGTCGCCGAGACGATCGCGCGCGAGGTGGGCGCGAAGACGGCGGTGCTGGACCCGCTGGAGGGCCCGCCCGCCGACGGCGACTACCTCTCCGCGATGCGCGCCAACCTGCAGACCCTGCGAACCGCCCTGGACTGTTCATGA
- a CDS encoding metal ABC transporter ATP-binding protein, giving the protein MTSPVIEIAHATVGYDGRPVLRDVSLTVTAGEVVAVLGANGSGKSTLVRAALGLVPVGAGSVALFGTPQRRFRQWHRIGYVPQRLGAGSGVPATVREVVASGRLARRGVLRPAGRADREAVAAALDAVGLADRAGDPVSTLSGGQQQRTLIARALAGGPELLVLDEPTAGVDAASQEAFAGALRSFRDGGGTVLLVAHELGPLRPLISRAVVVHQGGIAHDGAVPEPAGHHADPDHEHVHPHCDEEPAGLWTGI; this is encoded by the coding sequence ATGACCTCACCCGTGATCGAGATCGCGCACGCCACAGTCGGCTACGACGGCCGCCCGGTGCTGCGCGACGTCTCGCTGACAGTGACCGCCGGAGAGGTGGTCGCCGTGCTCGGCGCCAACGGCTCCGGCAAGTCGACGCTCGTGCGCGCCGCGCTCGGCCTGGTTCCGGTCGGCGCCGGGTCGGTCGCCCTGTTCGGCACGCCGCAGCGCCGCTTCCGGCAGTGGCACCGCATCGGGTACGTGCCGCAGCGGCTCGGCGCGGGCAGCGGTGTGCCCGCCACCGTGCGCGAGGTGGTGGCGTCCGGGCGGCTGGCCCGCCGCGGCGTGCTGCGGCCCGCCGGGCGGGCGGACCGGGAGGCGGTGGCGGCGGCGCTGGACGCGGTCGGGCTCGCCGACCGGGCCGGTGACCCGGTGTCCACGCTCTCCGGCGGCCAGCAGCAGCGCACCCTGATCGCCCGCGCGCTCGCCGGCGGGCCGGAGCTGCTGGTGCTCGACGAGCCGACCGCCGGGGTGGACGCGGCCAGCCAGGAGGCGTTCGCCGGGGCGCTGCGCTCGTTCCGCGACGGCGGCGGCACGGTGCTGCTCGTCGCGCACGAGCTGGGGCCGCTGCGCCCGCTGATCAGCCGGGCCGTGGTGGTGCACCAGGGCGGCATCGCCCACGACGGCGCGGTGCCGGAGCCGGCCGGCCACCACGCCGACCCGGACCACGAGCACGTGCACCCGCACTGCGACGAGGAGCCCGCCGGGCTCTGGACAGGCATCTGA
- a CDS encoding metal ABC transporter permease, with protein MDLFQYDFMLRALFGALIIGLAAPALGIYLVQRRLALIGDGIGHVALTGVGAGLLLNRSPVLVAVIAATLGAIVIELVRAYGRTSGDLALALLFYGGIAGGVVLVGLSDASSGALNAYLFGSLTTTSQGDLVTIGVLGAALLVTMLVLRPALFAVCHDEEYARVSGLPVRALNLIIAVGTAITVTIAMRAVGVLLISALMVVPVATAQQVTRGFRSTMAAAMALGLFAAGAGVWVAATADTAPGASVVLVAIGSFLLVALGAAGVRAVRRRTGNDRVAPQAEPAEHEVLLG; from the coding sequence ATGGACCTCTTCCAGTACGACTTCATGCTCCGCGCTCTGTTCGGCGCGCTGATCATCGGGTTGGCCGCGCCCGCGCTCGGCATCTACCTGGTGCAGCGGCGGCTGGCGTTGATCGGCGACGGGATCGGGCACGTGGCGCTCACCGGCGTCGGCGCGGGCCTGCTGCTCAACCGCTCCCCCGTGCTGGTGGCGGTGATCGCCGCGACGCTCGGCGCGATCGTCATCGAGCTGGTCCGGGCGTACGGGCGCACCTCCGGTGACCTGGCGCTGGCGCTGCTGTTCTACGGCGGCATCGCCGGTGGCGTGGTGCTGGTCGGGCTCTCCGACGCCAGCAGCGGGGCGCTCAACGCGTACCTGTTCGGGTCGCTGACCACCACCTCGCAGGGCGACCTGGTCACCATCGGCGTGCTCGGCGCGGCGCTGCTGGTGACCATGCTGGTGCTGCGCCCGGCGCTGTTCGCGGTCTGCCACGACGAGGAGTACGCGCGCGTCTCCGGCCTGCCGGTACGCGCGCTGAACCTGATCATCGCGGTCGGCACCGCGATCACGGTGACGATCGCCATGCGGGCGGTCGGCGTGCTGCTGATCAGCGCGCTGATGGTGGTGCCGGTGGCCACCGCGCAGCAGGTGACCCGGGGCTTCCGGTCCACCATGGCGGCGGCCATGGCGCTGGGGCTGTTCGCCGCCGGCGCCGGGGTCTGGGTAGCGGCAACCGCGGACACCGCGCCCGGCGCGTCGGTGGTGCTGGTGGCGATCGGCTCGTTCCTGCTGGTCGCGCTCGGGGCGGCCGGTGTGCGGGCGGTGCGGCGCCGGACCGGGAACGACCGGGTCGCGCCGCAGGCCGAGCCCGCCGAGCACGAGGTGCTGCTCGGATGA
- a CDS encoding ArsR/SmtB family transcription factor gives MTGTNGYDAFEGAGDLLRALSAPIRLAIVSELAEGERCVHELVEKLGAPQPLVSQHLRVLRGAGVVRGSRRGREIAYALVDDHVAHIVADAVSHAGEGPS, from the coding sequence GTGACCGGCACGAACGGGTACGACGCCTTCGAGGGTGCGGGTGACCTGCTGCGCGCGCTATCGGCCCCGATCCGGCTCGCGATCGTGAGCGAACTGGCCGAGGGCGAGCGCTGCGTGCACGAACTGGTCGAGAAGCTCGGCGCGCCGCAGCCGCTGGTCTCCCAGCACCTGCGCGTGCTGCGCGGCGCCGGGGTGGTACGCGGGTCGCGGCGCGGCCGGGAGATCGCGTACGCCCTGGTGGACGACCACGTCGCGCACATCGTGGCGGACGCGGTCAGCCACGCCGGTGAAGGGCCGTCCTGA